The DNA window TAGGGCTTTTCATTAATTTGTCATCATATGCAGGGGCTCAGAATGATGAGCTTCCTAAAAGAAATCAAAAGAAGGTAGTGATAACTTCAAAGATCTTAAATGAGCAAAGGACGTTGTGGATCTACACACCATCCAACTACGAAGGATCTAATGAAAAATATCCTGTCTTATATTTATTAGACCCTGATCAGAACTTTGCTTATGTGACGGAACTTGAAAGATTTTTATCTGACAGATATCGAATTCCTCAGTTAATTGTAGTAGGAGTTGTGAATAACGACCGCATAAAGGACTTCACGCCCATACATTCTCTGATCTTTAACGGTAAGATAGACAATAGCCTGGCAAGTAGTGGTGGTGGAAAATATTTTTTAAGATTTGTAAAAGATGAACTTATTCCCTATGTTAATAAAAATTATAGAACTGAACCTTATCGCATTTTATCGGGGCATTCTCTGGGCGGGTTATTCGCAGTATACTGCAAAGAAGAAGAACCTGATCTTTTTCAGTCGGAGATTGTAATTAGTCCTGCTATTTATGGCGGTAACATGGAAATTCTTGGAAGATTTTCCGGTTTCCTTAAGGAGCACCCAAAGCTTTCCGGATATATGCCGGTTTCATTAGGTGAGGAACCTGGAGGTAAGATGGCCGTTGACTCGCTCGTGGGTCAGTTGAAAAGGTTGGCACCAAAATCATTTAAATGGCAATACAATTCCTATAAGGAAGAGGATCACTTTTCTGTAGGATATAAAAGTATGTATGATGGATTACGATTTATCTATAAAGATTGGTTTATCAATCCACAAGATACCACCTCGGTCAGATCTTATCGGGATATACAGATGCATTTTCAAAAATTGACCAAAGAATTTGGATATAGCGTACAGCCTGGTGAGGATTTTATGAATGAGAGTGGCTATCAAAGATTAAAAGGCGGACATATTGATCAGGCAATTGAAATATTTGCTCAAAATGTTAAAGACCATCCGAATTCTTCAAATGCTCATGATAGTTTAGGAGAAGCTTACTTTTTAAAAGGGGATAATAAAAGGGCTCTTGATCATTATAAGAGGTCTGTTTTGCTCAATCCCAAAAATGAAAATGGAAAAGAAATGATTATAAAAATTAAAGA is part of the Chryseobacterium paludis genome and encodes:
- a CDS encoding alpha/beta hydrolase-fold protein, with the translated sequence MIDFTTYRQWLLYRTLLVKFILIGLFINLSSYAGAQNDELPKRNQKKVVITSKILNEQRTLWIYTPSNYEGSNEKYPVLYLLDPDQNFAYVTELERFLSDRYRIPQLIVVGVVNNDRIKDFTPIHSLIFNGKIDNSLASSGGGKYFLRFVKDELIPYVNKNYRTEPYRILSGHSLGGLFAVYCKEEEPDLFQSEIVISPAIYGGNMEILGRFSGFLKEHPKLSGYMPVSLGEEPGGKMAVDSLVGQLKRLAPKSFKWQYNSYKEEDHFSVGYKSMYDGLRFIYKDWFINPQDTTSVRSYRDIQMHFQKLTKEFGYSVQPGEDFMNESGYQRLKGGHIDQAIEIFAQNVKDHPNSSNAHDSLGEAYFLKGDNKRALDHYKRSVLLNPKNENGKEMIIKIKEKY